A part of Rhinoderma darwinii isolate aRhiDar2 chromosome 1, aRhiDar2.hap1, whole genome shotgun sequence genomic DNA contains:
- the LOC142648426 gene encoding transducin-like enhancer protein 1 isoform X4, translating into MFPQNRPPAHLQASVAAAAGSGPQSLKLTYPETLDRIKEEFQFLQSQYHSLKMECEKLATEKTEIQRHYVMYYEMSYGLNIEMHKQTEIAKRLNVICAQLVPFLSQEHQQQVVQAVERAKQVTMAELNAAIGHQLQAQHLSHHAPPIPLTPHPSSLQPPNLAVATSASSLLALSGVLGLQSQLAAKEGLVDSEHRDRDPGPSCVTLPNGDRVRTLSDYLNSNKKRKTEEKDFGTDYGSDADRSEDNLVVDEDPASPHSVHSYSSRENGVDKTNLQRKDPPPASPNSMTSSSSVSPSRSKDLPTQVEKAGTPGLKSSTPNSHSDMSTPGPSGASSSQFRPLSSKPAIDPLALGLRAPLGAQGGYPAAFSIAHASVNAEGAGAYAGLHLMSPQLNGAAAAGTYGRSSLVGYDPHAHMRSLGATIPGAASGKPAYSFHVSADGQMQPVPFPPDALIGSGIPRHARQLHTLNHGEVVCAVTISNSTRHVYTGGKGCVKVWDVGQPGTKTPVAQLDCLNRDNYIRSCKLLPDGRSLIVGGEASTLSIWDLASPTPRIKAELTSSAPACYALAISPDAKVCFSCCSDGNIVVWDLQNQTLVRQFQGHTDGASCIDISHDGTKLWTGGLDNTVRCWDLREGRQLQQHDFNSQIFSLGYCPTGEWLAVGMESSNVEVLHVSKPDKYQLHLHESCVLSLQFASCGKWFVSTGKDNLLNAWRTPYGASIFQSKESSSVLSCDVSTDDQFIVTGSGDKKATVYEVIY; encoded by the exons ATGTTTCCACAGAACCGACCACCA gCACACTTGCAAGCATCAGTGGCAGCTGCAGCGGGTTCAGGGCCTCAAAGCCTCAAGCTGACCTACCCCGAGACGTTAGATCGTATTAAGGAGGAGTTTCAGTTTCTACAAAGTCAGTACCACAG TTTAAAGATGGAGTGTGAGAAGTTGGCAACAGAGAAAACCGAGATCCAGAGGCACTACGTCATG TATTATGAAATGTCTTACGGGCTGAATATTGAAATGCACAAACAG ACTGAAATTGCCAAACGTCTGAATGTTATCTGTGCACAGTTGGTGCCATTTCTGTCTCAAGAG CATCAACAGCAGGTGGTCCAGGCAGTTGAACGAGCTAAGCAAGTGACAATGGCGGAGCTAAATGCAGCCATTGGG CACCAGCTACAAGCTCAGCACCTCTCACACCATGCACCTCCCATTCCACTAACACCTCACCCATCTAGTTTGCAGCCACCCAACCTGGCTGTTGCCACCAGTGCCTCCAGTCTGTTGGCCCTTTCTGGTGTCCTTGGCCTACAATCTCAGCTGGCAGCAAAAGAGGGACTGGTCGACTCGGAGCACAGAG ACCGAGACCCAGGGCCT AGCTGTGTGACTCTTCCAAATGGGGACCGTGTGCGAACCTTATCAGATTACCTGAACAGCAACAAAAAGCGCAAAACGGAGGAAAAAGACTTTGGAACAGACTAT GGCAGCGATGCTGACCGAAGTGAAGACAATCTTGTGGTGGATGAG GATCCCGCTTCACCTCATAGTGTCCACTCCTACTCCTCACGAGAAAATGGTGTGGATAAAACAAACCTACAAAGAAAGGATCCTCCTCCAGCAAGTCCAAACTCTATGACTTCATCTAGCAGCGTATCCCCCTCCCGGAGCAAGGATCTTCCCACG cAAGTGGAAAAGGCTGGTACCCCTGGTCTGAAGTCTAGCACTCCAAATTCTCATAGTGATATGAGCACACCTGGTCCTAGTGGGGCTAGTTCATCTCAGTTCCGACCTCTCTCCAGTAAACCGGCTATTGACCCTCTAG CCCTGGGACTTCGGGCCCCCTTGGGAGCACAGGGTGGATATCCAGCTGCGTTTAGTATTGCTCATGCTTCAGTGAATGCTGAGGGAGCTGGGGCCTATGCTGGTCTTCACCTCATGTCTCCACAATTAAATGGGGCAGCTGCTGCTGGAACTTATGGAAGATCTTCTTTA GTTGGTTATGACCCTCATGCACACATGCGAAGTTTGGGGGCTACTATTCCAGGAGCTGCATCTGGAAAACC AGCTTACTCCTTCCATGTCAGTGCAGATGGGCAGATGCAGCCTGTCCCCTTTCCACCTGATGCTCTTATAGGTTCTGGAATCCCCCGTCACGCTCGTCAACTCCATACATTAAACCATGGAGAAGTGGTCTGTGCTGTGACTATAAGCAACTCCACACGTCATGTCTACACGGGAGGCAAAGGTTGTGTGAAAGTGTGGGACGTTGGGCAACCAGGCACGAAGACTCCTGTGGCACAACTTGATTGCTTG AACCGTGATAACTATATCCGCTCCTGTAAACTCCTTCCAGATGGTCGCAGCCTTATTGTTGGGGGTGAGGCCAGCACTTTGTCTATATGGGACTTGGCATCACCCACTCCAAGGATAAAAGCAGAGCTTACCTCTTCTGCTCCTGCTTGCTATGCTCTTGCCATTAGCCCTGATGCCAAAGTCTGTTTCTCCTGCTGCTCTGATGGGAATATTGTAGTGTGGGACTTACAGAATCAGACTCTTGTCAG gcaaTTTCAGGGGCATACAGATGGTGCCAGCTGTATAGATATTTCTCATGATGGCACCAAACTATGGACTGGTGGTCTGGACAACACCGTTCGTTGTTGGGACCTGAGAGAAGGCAGACAGCTCCAGCAGCATGACTTTAACTCTCAG ATCTTTTCCTTGGGTTATTGCCCTACAGGCGAGTGGCTGGCCGTTGGTATGGAGAGCAGTAATGTTGAAGTTTTACATGTTTCCAAACCTGATAAGTACCAGCTGCATCTTCATGAAAGTTGTGTCCTCTCTCTGCAATTTGCTTCCTGTG GTAAATGGTTTGTAAGTACTGGCAAGGACAACTTGTTAAATGCCTGGAGGACACCATATGGAGCCAGCATTTTCCAG TCAAAAGAGTCTTCATCTGTTCTTAGCTGTGATGTCTCCACTGACGACCAGTTCATTGTCACAGGTTCCGGTGACAAAAAAGCCACAGTCTATGAGGTTATCTACTGA
- the LOC142648426 gene encoding transducin-like enhancer protein 1 isoform X1 codes for MFPQNRPPTVMALSRSMVSNRSLQFQFTCQAHLQASVAAAAGSGPQSLKLTYPETLDRIKEEFQFLQSQYHSLKMECEKLATEKTEIQRHYVMYYEMSYGLNIEMHKQTEIAKRLNVICAQLVPFLSQEHNYLFFPQMNQHQQQVVQAVERAKQVTMAELNAAIGHQLQAQHLSHHAPPIPLTPHPSSLQPPNLAVATSASSLLALSGVLGLQSQLAAKEGLVDSEHRDRDPGPSCVTLPNGDRVRTLSDYLNSNKKRKTEEKDFGTDYGSDADRSEDNLVVDEDPASPHSVHSYSSRENGVDKTNLQRKDPPPASPNSMTSSSSVSPSRSKDLPTQVEKAGTPGLKSSTPNSHSDMSTPGPSGASSSQFRPLSSKPAIDPLALGLRAPLGAQGGYPAAFSIAHASVNAEGAGAYAGLHLMSPQLNGAAAAGTYGRSSLVGYDPHAHMRSLGATIPGAASGKPAYSFHVSADGQMQPVPFPPDALIGSGIPRHARQLHTLNHGEVVCAVTISNSTRHVYTGGKGCVKVWDVGQPGTKTPVAQLDCLNRDNYIRSCKLLPDGRSLIVGGEASTLSIWDLASPTPRIKAELTSSAPACYALAISPDAKVCFSCCSDGNIVVWDLQNQTLVRQFQGHTDGASCIDISHDGTKLWTGGLDNTVRCWDLREGRQLQQHDFNSQIFSLGYCPTGEWLAVGMESSNVEVLHVSKPDKYQLHLHESCVLSLQFASCGKWFVSTGKDNLLNAWRTPYGASIFQSKESSSVLSCDVSTDDQFIVTGSGDKKATVYEVIY; via the exons ATGTTTCCACAGAACCGACCACCA ACAGTGATGGCTTTGTCTCGTAGTATGGTCAGTAACCGATCCCTTCAGTTCCAGTTCACGTGTCAG gCACACTTGCAAGCATCAGTGGCAGCTGCAGCGGGTTCAGGGCCTCAAAGCCTCAAGCTGACCTACCCCGAGACGTTAGATCGTATTAAGGAGGAGTTTCAGTTTCTACAAAGTCAGTACCACAG TTTAAAGATGGAGTGTGAGAAGTTGGCAACAGAGAAAACCGAGATCCAGAGGCACTACGTCATG TATTATGAAATGTCTTACGGGCTGAATATTGAAATGCACAAACAG ACTGAAATTGCCAAACGTCTGAATGTTATCTGTGCACAGTTGGTGCCATTTCTGTCTCAAGAG cataattACTTGTTTTTCCCCCAAATGAACCAGCATCAACAGCAGGTGGTCCAGGCAGTTGAACGAGCTAAGCAAGTGACAATGGCGGAGCTAAATGCAGCCATTGGG CACCAGCTACAAGCTCAGCACCTCTCACACCATGCACCTCCCATTCCACTAACACCTCACCCATCTAGTTTGCAGCCACCCAACCTGGCTGTTGCCACCAGTGCCTCCAGTCTGTTGGCCCTTTCTGGTGTCCTTGGCCTACAATCTCAGCTGGCAGCAAAAGAGGGACTGGTCGACTCGGAGCACAGAG ACCGAGACCCAGGGCCT AGCTGTGTGACTCTTCCAAATGGGGACCGTGTGCGAACCTTATCAGATTACCTGAACAGCAACAAAAAGCGCAAAACGGAGGAAAAAGACTTTGGAACAGACTAT GGCAGCGATGCTGACCGAAGTGAAGACAATCTTGTGGTGGATGAG GATCCCGCTTCACCTCATAGTGTCCACTCCTACTCCTCACGAGAAAATGGTGTGGATAAAACAAACCTACAAAGAAAGGATCCTCCTCCAGCAAGTCCAAACTCTATGACTTCATCTAGCAGCGTATCCCCCTCCCGGAGCAAGGATCTTCCCACG cAAGTGGAAAAGGCTGGTACCCCTGGTCTGAAGTCTAGCACTCCAAATTCTCATAGTGATATGAGCACACCTGGTCCTAGTGGGGCTAGTTCATCTCAGTTCCGACCTCTCTCCAGTAAACCGGCTATTGACCCTCTAG CCCTGGGACTTCGGGCCCCCTTGGGAGCACAGGGTGGATATCCAGCTGCGTTTAGTATTGCTCATGCTTCAGTGAATGCTGAGGGAGCTGGGGCCTATGCTGGTCTTCACCTCATGTCTCCACAATTAAATGGGGCAGCTGCTGCTGGAACTTATGGAAGATCTTCTTTA GTTGGTTATGACCCTCATGCACACATGCGAAGTTTGGGGGCTACTATTCCAGGAGCTGCATCTGGAAAACC AGCTTACTCCTTCCATGTCAGTGCAGATGGGCAGATGCAGCCTGTCCCCTTTCCACCTGATGCTCTTATAGGTTCTGGAATCCCCCGTCACGCTCGTCAACTCCATACATTAAACCATGGAGAAGTGGTCTGTGCTGTGACTATAAGCAACTCCACACGTCATGTCTACACGGGAGGCAAAGGTTGTGTGAAAGTGTGGGACGTTGGGCAACCAGGCACGAAGACTCCTGTGGCACAACTTGATTGCTTG AACCGTGATAACTATATCCGCTCCTGTAAACTCCTTCCAGATGGTCGCAGCCTTATTGTTGGGGGTGAGGCCAGCACTTTGTCTATATGGGACTTGGCATCACCCACTCCAAGGATAAAAGCAGAGCTTACCTCTTCTGCTCCTGCTTGCTATGCTCTTGCCATTAGCCCTGATGCCAAAGTCTGTTTCTCCTGCTGCTCTGATGGGAATATTGTAGTGTGGGACTTACAGAATCAGACTCTTGTCAG gcaaTTTCAGGGGCATACAGATGGTGCCAGCTGTATAGATATTTCTCATGATGGCACCAAACTATGGACTGGTGGTCTGGACAACACCGTTCGTTGTTGGGACCTGAGAGAAGGCAGACAGCTCCAGCAGCATGACTTTAACTCTCAG ATCTTTTCCTTGGGTTATTGCCCTACAGGCGAGTGGCTGGCCGTTGGTATGGAGAGCAGTAATGTTGAAGTTTTACATGTTTCCAAACCTGATAAGTACCAGCTGCATCTTCATGAAAGTTGTGTCCTCTCTCTGCAATTTGCTTCCTGTG GTAAATGGTTTGTAAGTACTGGCAAGGACAACTTGTTAAATGCCTGGAGGACACCATATGGAGCCAGCATTTTCCAG TCAAAAGAGTCTTCATCTGTTCTTAGCTGTGATGTCTCCACTGACGACCAGTTCATTGTCACAGGTTCCGGTGACAAAAAAGCCACAGTCTATGAGGTTATCTACTGA
- the LOC142648426 gene encoding transducin-like enhancer protein 1 isoform X2: MFPQNRPPTVMALSRSMVSNRSLQFQFTCQAHLQASVAAAAGSGPQSLKLTYPETLDRIKEEFQFLQSQYHSLKMECEKLATEKTEIQRHYVMYYEMSYGLNIEMHKQTEIAKRLNVICAQLVPFLSQEHQQQVVQAVERAKQVTMAELNAAIGHQLQAQHLSHHAPPIPLTPHPSSLQPPNLAVATSASSLLALSGVLGLQSQLAAKEGLVDSEHRDRDPGPSCVTLPNGDRVRTLSDYLNSNKKRKTEEKDFGTDYGSDADRSEDNLVVDEDPASPHSVHSYSSRENGVDKTNLQRKDPPPASPNSMTSSSSVSPSRSKDLPTQVEKAGTPGLKSSTPNSHSDMSTPGPSGASSSQFRPLSSKPAIDPLALGLRAPLGAQGGYPAAFSIAHASVNAEGAGAYAGLHLMSPQLNGAAAAGTYGRSSLVGYDPHAHMRSLGATIPGAASGKPAYSFHVSADGQMQPVPFPPDALIGSGIPRHARQLHTLNHGEVVCAVTISNSTRHVYTGGKGCVKVWDVGQPGTKTPVAQLDCLNRDNYIRSCKLLPDGRSLIVGGEASTLSIWDLASPTPRIKAELTSSAPACYALAISPDAKVCFSCCSDGNIVVWDLQNQTLVRQFQGHTDGASCIDISHDGTKLWTGGLDNTVRCWDLREGRQLQQHDFNSQIFSLGYCPTGEWLAVGMESSNVEVLHVSKPDKYQLHLHESCVLSLQFASCGKWFVSTGKDNLLNAWRTPYGASIFQSKESSSVLSCDVSTDDQFIVTGSGDKKATVYEVIY, from the exons ATGTTTCCACAGAACCGACCACCA ACAGTGATGGCTTTGTCTCGTAGTATGGTCAGTAACCGATCCCTTCAGTTCCAGTTCACGTGTCAG gCACACTTGCAAGCATCAGTGGCAGCTGCAGCGGGTTCAGGGCCTCAAAGCCTCAAGCTGACCTACCCCGAGACGTTAGATCGTATTAAGGAGGAGTTTCAGTTTCTACAAAGTCAGTACCACAG TTTAAAGATGGAGTGTGAGAAGTTGGCAACAGAGAAAACCGAGATCCAGAGGCACTACGTCATG TATTATGAAATGTCTTACGGGCTGAATATTGAAATGCACAAACAG ACTGAAATTGCCAAACGTCTGAATGTTATCTGTGCACAGTTGGTGCCATTTCTGTCTCAAGAG CATCAACAGCAGGTGGTCCAGGCAGTTGAACGAGCTAAGCAAGTGACAATGGCGGAGCTAAATGCAGCCATTGGG CACCAGCTACAAGCTCAGCACCTCTCACACCATGCACCTCCCATTCCACTAACACCTCACCCATCTAGTTTGCAGCCACCCAACCTGGCTGTTGCCACCAGTGCCTCCAGTCTGTTGGCCCTTTCTGGTGTCCTTGGCCTACAATCTCAGCTGGCAGCAAAAGAGGGACTGGTCGACTCGGAGCACAGAG ACCGAGACCCAGGGCCT AGCTGTGTGACTCTTCCAAATGGGGACCGTGTGCGAACCTTATCAGATTACCTGAACAGCAACAAAAAGCGCAAAACGGAGGAAAAAGACTTTGGAACAGACTAT GGCAGCGATGCTGACCGAAGTGAAGACAATCTTGTGGTGGATGAG GATCCCGCTTCACCTCATAGTGTCCACTCCTACTCCTCACGAGAAAATGGTGTGGATAAAACAAACCTACAAAGAAAGGATCCTCCTCCAGCAAGTCCAAACTCTATGACTTCATCTAGCAGCGTATCCCCCTCCCGGAGCAAGGATCTTCCCACG cAAGTGGAAAAGGCTGGTACCCCTGGTCTGAAGTCTAGCACTCCAAATTCTCATAGTGATATGAGCACACCTGGTCCTAGTGGGGCTAGTTCATCTCAGTTCCGACCTCTCTCCAGTAAACCGGCTATTGACCCTCTAG CCCTGGGACTTCGGGCCCCCTTGGGAGCACAGGGTGGATATCCAGCTGCGTTTAGTATTGCTCATGCTTCAGTGAATGCTGAGGGAGCTGGGGCCTATGCTGGTCTTCACCTCATGTCTCCACAATTAAATGGGGCAGCTGCTGCTGGAACTTATGGAAGATCTTCTTTA GTTGGTTATGACCCTCATGCACACATGCGAAGTTTGGGGGCTACTATTCCAGGAGCTGCATCTGGAAAACC AGCTTACTCCTTCCATGTCAGTGCAGATGGGCAGATGCAGCCTGTCCCCTTTCCACCTGATGCTCTTATAGGTTCTGGAATCCCCCGTCACGCTCGTCAACTCCATACATTAAACCATGGAGAAGTGGTCTGTGCTGTGACTATAAGCAACTCCACACGTCATGTCTACACGGGAGGCAAAGGTTGTGTGAAAGTGTGGGACGTTGGGCAACCAGGCACGAAGACTCCTGTGGCACAACTTGATTGCTTG AACCGTGATAACTATATCCGCTCCTGTAAACTCCTTCCAGATGGTCGCAGCCTTATTGTTGGGGGTGAGGCCAGCACTTTGTCTATATGGGACTTGGCATCACCCACTCCAAGGATAAAAGCAGAGCTTACCTCTTCTGCTCCTGCTTGCTATGCTCTTGCCATTAGCCCTGATGCCAAAGTCTGTTTCTCCTGCTGCTCTGATGGGAATATTGTAGTGTGGGACTTACAGAATCAGACTCTTGTCAG gcaaTTTCAGGGGCATACAGATGGTGCCAGCTGTATAGATATTTCTCATGATGGCACCAAACTATGGACTGGTGGTCTGGACAACACCGTTCGTTGTTGGGACCTGAGAGAAGGCAGACAGCTCCAGCAGCATGACTTTAACTCTCAG ATCTTTTCCTTGGGTTATTGCCCTACAGGCGAGTGGCTGGCCGTTGGTATGGAGAGCAGTAATGTTGAAGTTTTACATGTTTCCAAACCTGATAAGTACCAGCTGCATCTTCATGAAAGTTGTGTCCTCTCTCTGCAATTTGCTTCCTGTG GTAAATGGTTTGTAAGTACTGGCAAGGACAACTTGTTAAATGCCTGGAGGACACCATATGGAGCCAGCATTTTCCAG TCAAAAGAGTCTTCATCTGTTCTTAGCTGTGATGTCTCCACTGACGACCAGTTCATTGTCACAGGTTCCGGTGACAAAAAAGCCACAGTCTATGAGGTTATCTACTGA
- the LOC142648426 gene encoding transducin-like enhancer protein 1 isoform X3: MFPQNRPPAHLQASVAAAAGSGPQSLKLTYPETLDRIKEEFQFLQSQYHSLKMECEKLATEKTEIQRHYVMYYEMSYGLNIEMHKQTEIAKRLNVICAQLVPFLSQEHNYLFFPQMNQHQQQVVQAVERAKQVTMAELNAAIGHQLQAQHLSHHAPPIPLTPHPSSLQPPNLAVATSASSLLALSGVLGLQSQLAAKEGLVDSEHRDRDPGPSCVTLPNGDRVRTLSDYLNSNKKRKTEEKDFGTDYGSDADRSEDNLVVDEDPASPHSVHSYSSRENGVDKTNLQRKDPPPASPNSMTSSSSVSPSRSKDLPTQVEKAGTPGLKSSTPNSHSDMSTPGPSGASSSQFRPLSSKPAIDPLALGLRAPLGAQGGYPAAFSIAHASVNAEGAGAYAGLHLMSPQLNGAAAAGTYGRSSLVGYDPHAHMRSLGATIPGAASGKPAYSFHVSADGQMQPVPFPPDALIGSGIPRHARQLHTLNHGEVVCAVTISNSTRHVYTGGKGCVKVWDVGQPGTKTPVAQLDCLNRDNYIRSCKLLPDGRSLIVGGEASTLSIWDLASPTPRIKAELTSSAPACYALAISPDAKVCFSCCSDGNIVVWDLQNQTLVRQFQGHTDGASCIDISHDGTKLWTGGLDNTVRCWDLREGRQLQQHDFNSQIFSLGYCPTGEWLAVGMESSNVEVLHVSKPDKYQLHLHESCVLSLQFASCGKWFVSTGKDNLLNAWRTPYGASIFQSKESSSVLSCDVSTDDQFIVTGSGDKKATVYEVIY, from the exons ATGTTTCCACAGAACCGACCACCA gCACACTTGCAAGCATCAGTGGCAGCTGCAGCGGGTTCAGGGCCTCAAAGCCTCAAGCTGACCTACCCCGAGACGTTAGATCGTATTAAGGAGGAGTTTCAGTTTCTACAAAGTCAGTACCACAG TTTAAAGATGGAGTGTGAGAAGTTGGCAACAGAGAAAACCGAGATCCAGAGGCACTACGTCATG TATTATGAAATGTCTTACGGGCTGAATATTGAAATGCACAAACAG ACTGAAATTGCCAAACGTCTGAATGTTATCTGTGCACAGTTGGTGCCATTTCTGTCTCAAGAG cataattACTTGTTTTTCCCCCAAATGAACCAGCATCAACAGCAGGTGGTCCAGGCAGTTGAACGAGCTAAGCAAGTGACAATGGCGGAGCTAAATGCAGCCATTGGG CACCAGCTACAAGCTCAGCACCTCTCACACCATGCACCTCCCATTCCACTAACACCTCACCCATCTAGTTTGCAGCCACCCAACCTGGCTGTTGCCACCAGTGCCTCCAGTCTGTTGGCCCTTTCTGGTGTCCTTGGCCTACAATCTCAGCTGGCAGCAAAAGAGGGACTGGTCGACTCGGAGCACAGAG ACCGAGACCCAGGGCCT AGCTGTGTGACTCTTCCAAATGGGGACCGTGTGCGAACCTTATCAGATTACCTGAACAGCAACAAAAAGCGCAAAACGGAGGAAAAAGACTTTGGAACAGACTAT GGCAGCGATGCTGACCGAAGTGAAGACAATCTTGTGGTGGATGAG GATCCCGCTTCACCTCATAGTGTCCACTCCTACTCCTCACGAGAAAATGGTGTGGATAAAACAAACCTACAAAGAAAGGATCCTCCTCCAGCAAGTCCAAACTCTATGACTTCATCTAGCAGCGTATCCCCCTCCCGGAGCAAGGATCTTCCCACG cAAGTGGAAAAGGCTGGTACCCCTGGTCTGAAGTCTAGCACTCCAAATTCTCATAGTGATATGAGCACACCTGGTCCTAGTGGGGCTAGTTCATCTCAGTTCCGACCTCTCTCCAGTAAACCGGCTATTGACCCTCTAG CCCTGGGACTTCGGGCCCCCTTGGGAGCACAGGGTGGATATCCAGCTGCGTTTAGTATTGCTCATGCTTCAGTGAATGCTGAGGGAGCTGGGGCCTATGCTGGTCTTCACCTCATGTCTCCACAATTAAATGGGGCAGCTGCTGCTGGAACTTATGGAAGATCTTCTTTA GTTGGTTATGACCCTCATGCACACATGCGAAGTTTGGGGGCTACTATTCCAGGAGCTGCATCTGGAAAACC AGCTTACTCCTTCCATGTCAGTGCAGATGGGCAGATGCAGCCTGTCCCCTTTCCACCTGATGCTCTTATAGGTTCTGGAATCCCCCGTCACGCTCGTCAACTCCATACATTAAACCATGGAGAAGTGGTCTGTGCTGTGACTATAAGCAACTCCACACGTCATGTCTACACGGGAGGCAAAGGTTGTGTGAAAGTGTGGGACGTTGGGCAACCAGGCACGAAGACTCCTGTGGCACAACTTGATTGCTTG AACCGTGATAACTATATCCGCTCCTGTAAACTCCTTCCAGATGGTCGCAGCCTTATTGTTGGGGGTGAGGCCAGCACTTTGTCTATATGGGACTTGGCATCACCCACTCCAAGGATAAAAGCAGAGCTTACCTCTTCTGCTCCTGCTTGCTATGCTCTTGCCATTAGCCCTGATGCCAAAGTCTGTTTCTCCTGCTGCTCTGATGGGAATATTGTAGTGTGGGACTTACAGAATCAGACTCTTGTCAG gcaaTTTCAGGGGCATACAGATGGTGCCAGCTGTATAGATATTTCTCATGATGGCACCAAACTATGGACTGGTGGTCTGGACAACACCGTTCGTTGTTGGGACCTGAGAGAAGGCAGACAGCTCCAGCAGCATGACTTTAACTCTCAG ATCTTTTCCTTGGGTTATTGCCCTACAGGCGAGTGGCTGGCCGTTGGTATGGAGAGCAGTAATGTTGAAGTTTTACATGTTTCCAAACCTGATAAGTACCAGCTGCATCTTCATGAAAGTTGTGTCCTCTCTCTGCAATTTGCTTCCTGTG GTAAATGGTTTGTAAGTACTGGCAAGGACAACTTGTTAAATGCCTGGAGGACACCATATGGAGCCAGCATTTTCCAG TCAAAAGAGTCTTCATCTGTTCTTAGCTGTGATGTCTCCACTGACGACCAGTTCATTGTCACAGGTTCCGGTGACAAAAAAGCCACAGTCTATGAGGTTATCTACTGA